TGTTCGCCCATGAGCGCGCCGGCGTGTCGCCGGACGCCGTCACGCTCGCGAAAGCGCTGGGCGGGGGGCTTCCGCTGGGCGCCGTCGTCGTCGGCGAGAAGCTCTCCGGCGTCGTCCGCCCCGGCCACCACGGAACCACGTTCGGCGGAAACCCGCTCGCGTGCCGGCTCGGGCTCGCGTTCCTGGAAGCGATCGAGGAAGAAGGCCTGCTCGCGCGGGTGGAGGCGGCCGGACGCCGGCTCGGTTCCGCGCTCGCGGCGCTCGCGCGCCGGAATCCCTCGGTCCGCGACGTTCGCGGCGCCGGCCTCATCTGGGGGATCGAGCTCGACCGCCCGGCCGGCCCGGTTGCCCGGCGGCTCCTCGATCTCGGGTTCGTCGTCGGAACGGCGCGCGAGCGCGTGATCCGCCTGCTTCCCCCGTACATCATTCCGAGAAGCGCGCTCGCCGGTTTCGTGCGGGCGCTCGATCGAATTCTTTCGGAGGAGAGACCCGCATGAAGGAAACGGTTCGCCGCGCCGCGCTCGCGTATTCGGGAGGGCTCGACACGTCCGTCATCATTCCCTGGCTCAAGGAACACTACGGCTGCGAGGTCGTCGCGGTCGCCGTCGACGTCGGCCAGCAGGAGGAGACTCACGGTCTCGCCGAGAAGGCGCGCCGCACGGGCGCGGCCGACTTCGTCCTCGTCGACGCGCGCGACGAATTCGCCCGCGACTATCTCTTTCCGCTCCTCCGGTCGGGAGCGGTCTACGAGCGGGAGTATCTCCTCGGCACGGCGGCGGCCCGGCCGCTCATCGCCTTGAAGCAGGTGGAGGCGGCGCTCTCGACGGGGTGCGACGCGCTCGCCCACGGGTGCACCGGCAAGGGCAACGACCAGGTTCGATTCGAGCTCGCCTACCAGGCTCTGGCGCCCGAGCTCTCCGTCATCGCGCCGTGGCGCGAATGGTCGATCGCCTCGCGCGAGGACGCGATCGAATACGCCGCCTCCCGCGGAATTCCCGTGCCGGCCACGAAGAAGGACCCGTACTCCCGGGACCGGAACCTCTGGCACATCTCGCACGAAGGGGGAAAACTGGAAGATCCGGCCTGGGAGCCCGACCCGTCGATCTACCGGCTGACCGTGGCGCCGGAAGACGCGCCCGACGCGCCGGAACGCGTCGCGATCGCGTTCGAAGAAGGCTTTCCGGTGGCGGTCGACGGCGAGCCTCTCGGCCCGGCCGCCCTGATCGAACGGCTGAACGCCGTCGGCGGGCGGCACGGCGTGGGCCGGGTGGACCTCGTCGAGAACCGCCTCGTCGGCATCAAGTCGCGCGGCGTGTACGAGACGCCCGGCGGGACGATCCTCGTCGCGGCGCTCCGGGCGCTCGAATCGATCACGCTCGACCGCGACGCCGCGCACGAGAAGGAGCGGCTCGCGGTCCGGTACGCGGAGATCGTGTATTACGGCCAGTGGTTCTCGCCGCTTCGCGAATCGCTCGACGCGTTCTTCGCCTCGCTCGCCGGGAACGTCAACGGCACCGTCGTCGTGAAGCTCTACAAGGGATCGGCGTCGGTCGCGAGCCGGACGTCCCCGTCGTCTCTCTACAATCCGGCGCTCGCCTCGTTCGACATGGCCGGATACACGCCGGCCGACGCCGGAGGGTTCATCCGCCTCTTCGGGCTGCCGACGCGCGGCCGACGCCGCCTCCCCCCGATCGAGGTCTCCGCGCCGCGCCGCGCGGGGGGGAAGCGCTGATGGCGACCGCTCGGACGGCCCTGAATCGAGGTCTGGAGTGAGGGAGTCGCTGAAATCCGAAGTCGCGCGCGGACGATCGCGCGATCGGGTTCTCGGGGGCTCTTCGCATCGCGAAGAGTCTCCCCGAAGTAACCGAGGGGAGGAGGTTCGCGATGCGGGAGCGAAGCGCCGCGAGGCGCCGGGTGGCGGCGCGGTCGAGACTCTGGTGGGGCGAGCCGCGACGCCATCCGGAAATCCTCGTCCCCCGAGCAAGCGAAAGCGACGTGACCTCTGGGGCGGGCGGTTCGCCGCGCCGCCGTCGGAGGAGCTTCGCCGCTTCAACGATTCGTTCGCCTTCGACCGCGAGCTCCTCGCGCACGACGTGCGCGGCTCGATCGCCTGGGCCGCAGCGCTCCGGCAGGCCGGAGCGATATCGCGGGGCGAGGAGACGCGCCTGAGGCGCGCGCTCGAGCGGGTGGCGCGCGCCGGCGCGCCGGAGTCGTCCGACGGCCACGAGGACGTCCACGCGTTCGTCGAGGCGTCGATCCAGAAGACGGCGGGAAAGGCCGCCGGCAAGCTCCACACCGGGCGATCGCGCAACGACCAGGTCGCGACCGACCTCCGCCTCTGGCTGCGCGACGCGTTCCGCGAGGCGCGCCGGCACGCGCTCGCGCTCGCGGCCGTTCTCGCGCGCCGCGGCGAAGACGAGGCGGCGGCGGCGATGCCCGGCTACACGCACGGCAAGCGCGCCGAGCCGGTGACGTTCGGCCACTGGTGCCTCGCGTACGTCGAGATGCTCCTGCGGGACGCCGGGCGCTTCCGGGAAGCCGCCGCGCGCGCCGACGCATGCCCGCTCGGCTCCGGGGCCCTTTCGGGATCGCCGATCGCGGTCGATCGCGCGGCGCTCGCGCGCGATCTCGGCTTCGCGAGGCCGACCGCGAACTCGCTCGACGCGGTGTCGGACCGGGACGGGGGGGCGGACTATCTTTACGCCGCCGCGCTCCTTCTTTCGCACCTGTCGCGCCTCGCCGAAGACGTGATCTTCTTCTCGTCGGACGAGGCCGGGTTCGCGGAGCTGCCCGACGCGCTCGCGACGGGATCGTCGCGCCTGCCGCACAAGAAGAACCCGGACGTCCTCGAGCTCGTGCGGGGCCACGCGGGGCGCGCGGTCGGCGAGCTCGCCGGCCTGCTCGCGGTCCTGAAGGGGATTCCGCTCGCCTACGACAAGGACCTCCAGCTCGACAAGGAGCCGCTCTTCCGGATGCGGGCGGTCCTCGCGGCGGCGCTTCCCGCCCTGGTGGCTCTCGTCGGCGGGCTCTCCCTCGACCGTCCGAAGATGCGGGCGGCGGCGGAAGGAGGCGCCATCCTCGCGACCGAGCTCGCCGACGCTCTCGCCGCGCGGGGCGTCCCGTTCCGCAAGGCGCACGCGCTCGTCGGGAAGCACGTCGCGGCGGCGCTCGCGTCCGGGCGCGGACTGAAGGAGATCTCGCCCTCTGCCGGGATGACGCTGCGCGATCTCGCCGCGATCGATCTGGATCGCGCGCTCGGCAAGCGCCGGGTCTTCGGAGGGACGTCGCCGGCGCGCGTGCGCCAGGCGGCGAAGATCGCCCGGCGCCGGATCGCGCAGGAGGAGAAGCGGCGATGAACCTTCCGAAAGGGTTTCTCGCGAGCGGCGTCCGTTCGGGCGTTCGCAAGAAGCGTCCCGATCTGGCGTTGATCGTCTCGGAACGGGACGCCTCGAACGCCGCGGCGATCTTCACGAAGAACCGCTTCTCCGCCGCGCCGGTCGAGCTCTCGAAAGCCGCGCTGCGGCGCAGCGGTGGCCGGGTCCGGGCGGTGGTCGTCAATTCCGGCTGCGCCAACGCCATCACGGGACCCGAGGGGACACGGGCCGCGGCGCGCGTGCGGCAGCGGGCGGCGGACCTCCTGCGCTGCCCTCCTTCCGAGATCTTTCTCGCCTCCACGGGGGTGATCGGCGTCGTTCTTCCGGACGCGAAGATCCGGGCGGCCCTGCCGGACGCCGTGACGCGGCTCTCGCCGGGAGGGACCGACGCCGCCTCGCACGCGATCCTCACGACCGACGTGGGCCCGAAGGTCGCCTCCGCGACCTTCCGCGAAGGCTCCCGCCGCGGACGCGTCGTCGGGTTCGCGAAAGGCGCGGGGATGATCCACCCGGACATGGCGACGATGCTCGCGTTCGTCATGACCGACGCCGCGGCGACGCCCGCGTATCTGAAGGCCGCCCTCCGCGAGGCCGCGGATTCGACGTTCAACGCGATCTCGGTCGACGGGGACACCTCGACCAACGACACGGTGCTCCTGATGGCCTCGGGCCGCCTCGGCAACGAGCCGCTGTCGGCTCCCGCGGACGGTGAACAATTCCGGCGCGCCGTTTACGACGTCTGCCGGGAGCTCGCCTGGAGGATCGTCCGCGACGGCGAGGGGGCGGGACGGGTGATGGAGATCACGGTTCGCGGGGCGGCGACGGAACGGGACGCGAAGCTGGCCGCCAACGCGATCGCGACGTCGCCGCTCGTCAAGACGGCGCTCGCCGGCGGCGACCCGAACTGGGGCCGGATCCTGGCCGCGATCGGCCGGAGCGGCGCGCGGATCTCGACCCGTCGGGTGGCGCTCTTCGCCGGACCGGTCCGGCTCGTCGCGGAAGGCGCCCCGTGGCCGTACCGCGAACGCGACGCCGCCCGAGTCTTTGCGCGCGAGCGCGTTCCGATCATCGCGGACCTCGGAGCGGGAGAAGCATCCGCGACCGTGCTGGCGAGCGACCTGGGACACGACTACGTCAGTTTGAACGCGGACTACCGTTCCTGAGGCAGGCGCGGCGAATCGATCACCCGCTCGACGGATGAAGTCCGATCCGTCATTGCGAGGAGCGGAGCGACGAAGCAATCTCCAATGCCTGGAATCTGGAGATTGCTTCGCTTCGCTCGCAATGATCCGGACAGGCCGCGATCGCAGTCCCGGAGCCGATCCGTCCCGGCACGGTAGAATCTCCGGGTGAGCGGGACTTCCGACATCCTCGGCCGCGTGCTCTCCGGCGAGCGCCTGTCCTGGGAAGATGCCGCCTCGCTTCTGCGCGACGGGAACCTGCTCGAGCTCGGCGCGGCGGCCAACGAGATCCGGAACCGGAAGAACGACCCCGACGCCGCCTCCTACATCATCGACCGGAACATCAACTACACGAACGTCTGCGTCTACCGCTGCAAGTTCTGCGCGTTCTACCGGCCCGACGGCGCCGACGACGCTTACGTGCTCACGTGGGACCAGATCGGCGAGAAGCTGCAGGAGACGGTCGACCTCGGCGGCACGGGCGTGCTGCTCCAGGGAGGCGTCCACGCGAAGCTCCCGTTCTCCTTCTACGAGGAAATGTTCCGGTTCATCCGGAAGAACTTTCCGACGATCCATCTCCACGCGCTTTCGGCGCCCGAGGTGTACTTCCTCCAGAAGCTCACGAAGCAGCCGATGAAGGACGTCATCGCCCGGCTGCGCGACGCGGGGCTCCAGTCGATCCCCGGCGGCGGCGCCGAGATCCTCGAGGACTCGGTGCGTAAGGCGATCTGGTCGCTGACGAAGGCGCCGGTCGAGAAGTGGGTCGACGTTCACGAGTCGGCGCACGCGCTCGGCATGCGCACGACGGCGACGATGATGTTCGGCGTCGGCGAAACGCTGGAGCAGCGGGTCTTCCATATGCAGGTCGTGCGCGATCTCCAGGACCGGACGTTCGGATTCACGGCCTGGATCCCCTGGACGTTCCAGGAGGAGAACACCGCGCTCGACGGGCAGGTCAGGCTCGCGGGGGGCCACGAGTACCTGAAGACGCTCGCGGTCTCGCGCCTCTTCTTCGACAACATCCGCCACGTGCAGGGCTCGTGGGTGACGCAGGGGGCGAAAATCGGACAGACGAGCCTCTCCTTCGGAGCGGACGACCTCGGCTCGATCATGATCGAGGAAAACGTCGTCGCCGCCGCCGGCGCCCGGAACCGGATGGATCAACAGGGGATGGAGCGGATCATCTCCGAGGCCGGTTACACGCCCGTCCAGCGGCGGACGCTGTACGACGCCTGCTCCGAACCGTGCTGTACGGGTCCGCTCCCCGTTCCGAAGGCGCGGCGGACCGAGCTTTCCGTCCACAGTTCCTCCGGCGACATCGACGACGGAATCGCGACAGCCTAGAGCCGCCGTCCTTCACATGCACGTCGCCGCCGTCGTTCTCGCCGCGGGAGCCTCCTCGCGCATGGGTTCCGCGAAACCGCTCCTGAAGGCGGGGGAGGAAACGCTCGTCGCGCGGGCGGTGCGGATCGCCGCAGAGGCCGGTTGCCGTCCGGTGCTCGCCGTCGTCCACGATTCCGCGGTCGCGATCGAAGCGGAACGGGAGGGAGCGCGAGCCGTCTTCAACGAACGGTGGACGGAAGGGATGTCCACGTCGATCGCCGCCGGGATCGCGCGCGCGGCCGCCGACCCGAACGTCGAGGCGGCGCTCATCCTCGCCTGCGATCAGGTGAGGATCGCCGTCCTCGACCTCGCGGGACTTCTCCGCGCCTTCGAGCTCGGAGCCTTCGCCGCCGCGGCCGATTACGGCAACGGCGCGTACGGCATCCCGGCCGTCTTTGCGCGCTCGGCGTTCCCGATGCTCGAGGATCTCGTCGGCGACGCCGGAGCGAAACGGCTGCTCACCGAGCACGCCGCGGAAGTTCGTCTCGTGGCGATGCCCCGCGCGGCGTTCGACGTGGACCGGGCCGGCGATCTGAGCTGACTCCCCGCGGGAACCCGTCCCTCGTTTTCATGCGGCGTCACCGCGTCCGGGACGGAAGTTCCGTCGAAACCGGGGAAGGCCCCGGCATTCGGTAGATCGTCGCGGTCCCGTCGCGAACGACGACGCTCGACTCTCTCCAGTAGCGCTCCGGGATTCCCAGGGCGTCGAATTCGGCCCGGTCCTTCAGGTCATTCGCGACCGCCCAGTACCGGCCGCCGGCCGAGTCGATGTAGCGGAAAAGAGCCGCCGTGTCGTGCGGAGGAACGTGGAACGCGAGCTCCCACCGTTCGGCCATGAGCGGCACGACGTCGGCGTGCCCGACGGCGTAGAGGCCCGTGTACCAGACTCGAGGCCAGGAGGGATCGGCCGTCGACAGGCGCTCGAGCGCCGCGACTCCGGGCGCGCTCGCGGCGTACGGATCTTCGCCGATCTTCCCCGTGAACACCGCCCACGGCCGCCCTTCGAGGTCCGGCTTCGACGGGAATGCGGCGTACGCGGTCTGGAACGCGGCGATCGCGGCAAGGCCGATCGCGGCGGGGCGCCTTCCGATCCGCGCCGCGATTCGCGCCGCACCGCGGGCCGCCGCAGGGAGGGCGAGCCAGAGCGCGGGCAGCCAGTAACGGACGAGCGGCGTCTTCGTCCAGAGGAGCAGGGTCCCGACGACTCCCGCGGCGAGCCAGACGCGTTCGGTCCGGTCCGTGGAGCGGAGCGCGATCGCCGCGAGCAAGAGGAGCAGGAGAAGGGCCAGTCCGAAGCTCCCCGCGTGCCCCTCGGCGAAACGGTTCGTGTGGATCGTCATGTCGATCGGCCACCAGAGCGCGCCGCGCCACCCTTTCTCGAACGCGAAGCCGCCCCGCCACGCCTCGTCGATCCTGAGACGCCAGAGCGGGGAAGGGAAGATCGACGACAGGACCGGGAAGAAAGGGTTCCGGCTTTCGCGGAACGCGTGCACGAACCACGGACCTCCGGCGAGCAGTGCGCCCGCGCCGCCGAACGCCGCCGCTCGGAAGGCATTGCGCCCGAATCCCGCCGGCCGGCCGCGCCAGAAAGCGTAGAGCAGGAGAGGAGCGACGAAGCCCGCCGTCGAGTATTTCGCGCACCACGCGAGAGCCGCGAGAGCTCCGCAGGAAAACCAGAAAAGGGAGCTGCCCGGCGCTTTCGCGTCGACGGCGACGACGCCGAGGAGGAGGACCGCGATCCATCCGAAGGCGTCGGGCTGCAGGCCGTGCGCGGCCGAAAGCACGAGGGGACAGGAGGCGACCGCGAGCACGACCAGAAAGCCGATTCCCCCGGGAGATTCGTGTGGCGCCGCGTTTCCCCGCGGCGACTCGTCCGGCGCCGCGTTCGCCCGCGGCGCCCGGCACCGGGACGCGGCGATCGCGGCGCACACGGCGAGCGCGGCGAGCATCGCTCCCCGCTGCGCGACCGGATCGAACGAGAACGCCGCCGCCCAGGCGAGCCCGGCCTGCGGCAGGACGAACGGGAACTGTCCGGGCAGGTCGGGAAACGAGTGGAAATGCGCGGCGAGCTTCACCCAGGGGAGATAGCGGGTCAGGGCGTCGAAGCCCGATTCGGGAGCCAGGTTCCGGACGATCGCGGTGGAGGCGAGCAGAAACCCGATCTCGACCCCGGCGGCGGTCGCGCCGTTCCATTCTTCAGCGAGGCGGTGGCCCGCGGAGCGCAGATCCGCCGCGACCGGCCGGATGCCGGCGGCGCCCCACGCCGCCGCGGCGGCGAGCAGAATCGCGAGAAAGGCCGGAGTGAAGACGCCCGCCATCAGAGCGATCGAGATCGCCCACGAGAAGAGGGCGATCCCCATCCCGACCCGGACTCCGGCCGAGAGCGAAGAGTCCGGCAGGACAAGGCGCCCCGCCCGGTCGCCGATCGCCGCGAACAGCGCCGCGGCGGCGCCGAGGACGAGAAGCGCGGCCGCCCGGCGGGGCCCGCCGAGAGCGGCCAGAGCGGCGAGCGAGGCGCCGACGAACAGGCACGCCCCCCGGGCGCCGAAACGCCGCTGGACGGCGGCAAAGACCGCGGCGTGGACCGCCGCGGCCGCGAACGCGGCGGCGGCGAAGCGGACGGGAACGTCGGGCCGCGCCCGGAGCTGCCGGACCGCGACCCAGGCCACGCCGACGACCCCGATCCCCGTCGCGACGAGGAACCCTACGAGGCGCCCGCGCGGGGCGGCGGGAGCGGGCGGGCCCGGAGGGGTTTCGATGGGCCGATTCTAAACGACGAAGTTTTTCGCTCCCCGGGTGTCCCCTTTTGGCCCGGCCGGCGATGAGAAGAGCAGGAAAGGGGAACTCATGCGCCTGGTGAAGCTGTTGGCCTGGATTGGTGTGTGCGCCGCCGCCGGCTGCGCCTCCGTGGGCGTCACGCGGCTGTCGAAGGACTCCGAGTACCGTGAGGGGATCCGGTTCTACCGGCCGCAGCCCTATCTGCTCGTCTCGAGCAAGGGTAACGAGCATCCGGCGCAGATCGTGTGGCTTCCGAAGAAGGACGAGGAATACGTTCTGCGGGTCCGCTCCGGGCTCGGCGCCGTGGACGCCAAATTCGCGCTGCAGGACGGCTGGAACCTGACGGAGTTCGGCGAGTCTCGCGACCCGAAGACGGCCGACATCCTCGGCGCGGCCGTCGGTCTCGCGAAGACCGTGGAGGCGCTCGGGGCGCCGCCCGGGGAGGAGCTCGCCCCGGGGCTGTACGCCGTCGAGTTCGACCCGGCGACGGGGCTCGTCCGGGGCCTCCGGAGGGTCCCGTTCTCCGCCGAGGCCTCGCGATGAGCGGCCGCGGTCCGT
The DNA window shown above is from Thermoanaerobaculia bacterium and carries:
- the mqnC gene encoding cyclic dehypoxanthinyl futalosine synthase, with amino-acid sequence MSGTSDILGRVLSGERLSWEDAASLLRDGNLLELGAAANEIRNRKNDPDAASYIIDRNINYTNVCVYRCKFCAFYRPDGADDAYVLTWDQIGEKLQETVDLGGTGVLLQGGVHAKLPFSFYEEMFRFIRKNFPTIHLHALSAPEVYFLQKLTKQPMKDVIARLRDAGLQSIPGGGAEILEDSVRKAIWSLTKAPVEKWVDVHESAHALGMRTTATMMFGVGETLEQRVFHMQVVRDLQDRTFGFTAWIPWTFQEENTALDGQVRLAGGHEYLKTLAVSRLFFDNIRHVQGSWVTQGAKIGQTSLSFGADDLGSIMIEENVVAAAGARNRMDQQGMERIISEAGYTPVQRRTLYDACSEPCCTGPLPVPKARRTELSVHSSSGDIDDGIATA
- a CDS encoding aminotransferase class III-fold pyridoxal phosphate-dependent enzyme, whose protein sequence is LSAAVTEKTSAILLEPVMGEAGVIALSDEFLRAARKAADRSGATLIFDEIQCGLGRTGTLFAHERAGVSPDAVTLAKALGGGLPLGAVVVGEKLSGVVRPGHHGTTFGGNPLACRLGLAFLEAIEEEGLLARVEAAGRRLGSALAALARRNPSVRDVRGAGLIWGIELDRPAGPVARRLLDLGFVVGTARERVIRLLPPYIIPRSALAGFVRALDRILSEERPA
- the argJ gene encoding bifunctional glutamate N-acetyltransferase/amino-acid acetyltransferase ArgJ → MNLPKGFLASGVRSGVRKKRPDLALIVSERDASNAAAIFTKNRFSAAPVELSKAALRRSGGRVRAVVVNSGCANAITGPEGTRAAARVRQRAADLLRCPPSEIFLASTGVIGVVLPDAKIRAALPDAVTRLSPGGTDAASHAILTTDVGPKVASATFREGSRRGRVVGFAKGAGMIHPDMATMLAFVMTDAAATPAYLKAALREAADSTFNAISVDGDTSTNDTVLLMASGRLGNEPLSAPADGEQFRRAVYDVCRELAWRIVRDGEGAGRVMEITVRGAATERDAKLAANAIATSPLVKTALAGGDPNWGRILAAIGRSGARISTRRVALFAGPVRLVAEGAPWPYRERDAARVFARERVPIIADLGAGEASATVLASDLGHDYVSLNADYRS
- the argH gene encoding argininosuccinate lyase gives rise to the protein MGRAATPSGNPRPPSKRKRRDLWGGRFAAPPSEELRRFNDSFAFDRELLAHDVRGSIAWAAALRQAGAISRGEETRLRRALERVARAGAPESSDGHEDVHAFVEASIQKTAGKAAGKLHTGRSRNDQVATDLRLWLRDAFREARRHALALAAVLARRGEDEAAAAMPGYTHGKRAEPVTFGHWCLAYVEMLLRDAGRFREAAARADACPLGSGALSGSPIAVDRAALARDLGFARPTANSLDAVSDRDGGADYLYAAALLLSHLSRLAEDVIFFSSDEAGFAELPDALATGSSRLPHKKNPDVLELVRGHAGRAVGELAGLLAVLKGIPLAYDKDLQLDKEPLFRMRAVLAAALPALVALVGGLSLDRPKMRAAAEGGAILATELADALAARGVPFRKAHALVGKHVAAALASGRGLKEISPSAGMTLRDLAAIDLDRALGKRRVFGGTSPARVRQAAKIARRRIAQEEKRR
- a CDS encoding argininosuccinate synthase, encoding MKETVRRAALAYSGGLDTSVIIPWLKEHYGCEVVAVAVDVGQQEETHGLAEKARRTGAADFVLVDARDEFARDYLFPLLRSGAVYEREYLLGTAAARPLIALKQVEAALSTGCDALAHGCTGKGNDQVRFELAYQALAPELSVIAPWREWSIASREDAIEYAASRGIPVPATKKDPYSRDRNLWHISHEGGKLEDPAWEPDPSIYRLTVAPEDAPDAPERVAIAFEEGFPVAVDGEPLGPAALIERLNAVGGRHGVGRVDLVENRLVGIKSRGVYETPGGTILVAALRALESITLDRDAAHEKERLAVRYAEIVYYGQWFSPLRESLDAFFASLAGNVNGTVVVKLYKGSASVASRTSPSSLYNPALASFDMAGYTPADAGGFIRLFGLPTRGRRRLPPIEVSAPRRAGGKR
- a CDS encoding NTP transferase domain-containing protein produces the protein MHVAAVVLAAGASSRMGSAKPLLKAGEETLVARAVRIAAEAGCRPVLAVVHDSAVAIEAEREGARAVFNERWTEGMSTSIAAGIARAAADPNVEAALILACDQVRIAVLDLAGLLRAFELGAFAAAADYGNGAYGIPAVFARSAFPMLEDLVGDAGAKRLLTEHAAEVRLVAMPRAAFDVDRAGDLS